From a single Candidatus Bathyarchaeota archaeon genomic region:
- a CDS encoding inositol-3-phosphate synthase, which translates to MGIRVAIAGVGNCASALVQGVEYYRDAQKDVPGLMHAFFGKYHISDIEFVAAFDVNRRKIGKDLSEAIFEEPNCCMRFSEVPRLGVEVQPGPIMDGVAPHMRNSFHVYEEAHEADVARILEEAGADMLVNFLPVGSHRATRFYAEECLKAGCAFINCIPEFIASDPTWARRFEERGLPLAGDDIKSQVGATIVHRALVDLLASRGVKIERTYQLNVGGNTDFENMQYVERLETKKESKTGAVESLIPYRAEVWAGPSGYIGFLGDQKVCYIRIEGRKFGETPVEIDLRLSVQDSPNSAGIVIDVIRATKIALDRGISGPLTSISAYAFKHPPEQVPDHIARVWVEEFIEGKRER; encoded by the coding sequence ATGGGCATAAGGGTTGCGATAGCTGGAGTGGGAAACTGCGCCTCAGCCCTCGTCCAAGGGGTCGAGTACTACAGGGATGCCCAGAAAGATGTTCCGGGGCTGATGCACGCCTTCTTCGGAAAGTACCATATAAGCGACATAGAGTTCGTCGCTGCCTTCGATGTGAACAGGAGGAAGATAGGAAAGGACCTGAGCGAGGCCATCTTCGAGGAGCCGAACTGTTGCATGAGGTTCTCTGAGGTCCCAAGGCTCGGAGTTGAGGTTCAACCTGGACCCATAATGGATGGAGTAGCCCCTCACATGAGGAATTCCTTTCACGTCTACGAGGAAGCCCACGAGGCCGATGTGGCCAGGATCCTAGAAGAGGCTGGGGCGGATATGCTGGTGAACTTCCTCCCGGTGGGCAGCCATAGGGCGACGAGGTTCTACGCTGAAGAGTGTCTTAAAGCCGGATGCGCCTTCATTAACTGCATCCCCGAGTTCATAGCCAGCGATCCAACCTGGGCCCGAAGGTTTGAGGAGAGGGGCCTCCCCTTAGCTGGGGATGATATTAAGAGCCAGGTTGGCGCCACCATCGTCCACAGGGCCCTCGTCGACCTACTGGCCTCCAGAGGGGTTAAGATCGAGAGGACATATCAACTGAATGTGGGGGGAAACACCGACTTCGAGAATATGCAGTACGTCGAAAGGCTCGAGACAAAGAAGGAGAGTAAGACCGGGGCTGTGGAGAGCCTAATACCCTACAGGGCAGAGGTCTGGGCTGGCCCAAGCGGGTACATAGGCTTCCTAGGGGATCAAAAGGTCTGCTATATCCGCATAGAGGGGAGGAAGTTCGGCGAAACTCCCGTAGAGATAGACCTCAGGCTCTCCGTTCAGGACTCCCCTAACAGCGCGGGTATAGTGATCGACGTGATCAGAGCGACCAAGATAGCCCTAGACCGAGGAATCTCAGGGCCCCTCACAAGCATCTCAGCCTACGCCTTCAAGCACCCACCTGAGCAGGTCCCTGACCACATAGCGAGGGTCTGGGTGGAGGAGTTCATAGAGGGTAAAAGGGAGAGGTGA